In the genome of Quercus robur chromosome 3, dhQueRobu3.1, whole genome shotgun sequence, one region contains:
- the LOC126719974 gene encoding G-type lectin S-receptor-like serine/threonine-protein kinase CES101, translating to MASKERLFNPTLLLIIIVSSLWGSSAALALDTLKQGDVLNSSQYLVSAKQRFTLGFFSPTSYYGDKKNSYLGIWYTNYTENMVWIANRNRPISDDSRAFLTLDHLGKLMINSSGFGGDPFVIYSGGETENTSATLLDTGNLVVSEVNSNGSIGRRLWESFDDPTDTLLPGMKLGVNHKTGRNWSLISWLAQDDPASGAFTLEWEPKTRRLVIKRRGVPCWSSGLQVSSSKNVSLFEYIHPTKGQDYIINTDAEGQYFTYSLDTEFDSLDQERSAWQLQYWGSIMDRSISIMKMNFCYGYGMDDEGCETWNQPECRLMGRQTFEQKSGIFTRIGPDGLPQLAAGVFDNRPTIGPADCRDLCWHNCDCLGYSGKEGTGSGCQYWEGNVTFNPDDGRSRSRILKYVLTKEDPSNKG from the coding sequence ATGGCTAGCAAGGAAAGGCTCTTCAATCCAACTTTATTGCTTATAATTATCGTGTCATCCTTGTGGGGTTCGTCAGCGGCCTTAGCCTTAGACACGCTAAAGCAAGGCGATGTTCTTAATTCTTCCCAGTACCTCGTTTCTGCCAAACAGAGGTTCACCTTGGGATTCTTCAGCCCAACTTCTTATTATGGAGACAAAAAAAACAGTTACTTGGGCATTTGGTACACAAATTATACGGAAAACATGGTATGGATCGCCAACCGAAACAGACCTATTTCAGATGATTCAAGAGCGTTTCTTACCCTCGACCATCTGGGAAAGTTGATGATCAATTCCAGTGGATTCGGAGGTGATCCTTTTGTAATATATTCTGGTggtgaaactgaaaacactagtGCTACTCTACTAGATACTGGCAACTTAGTAGTATCAGAAGTGAACTCCAATGGCTCTATTGGAAGGAGGTTGTGGGAAAGCTTCGATGATCCCACTGACACGCTTCTGCCTGGGATGAAATTGGGTGTCAATCACAAAACTGGGCGCAATTGGTCTCTTATTTCATGGTTGGCACAAGATGATCCAGCATCAGGAGCCTTCACACTCGAGTGGGAACCCAAGACAAGGAGATTGGTTATCAAGCGGCGAGGGGTACCTTGTTGGAGTAGCGGTCTGCAGGTGAGCAGCTCGAAGAATGTATCCTTGTTTGAATATATTCACCCCACCAAAGGTCAGGATTACATTATCAATACGGATGCAGAAGGGCAGTACTTCACTTATTCTCTTGACACTGAGTTTGACTCGTTGGATCAAGAAAGATCGGCATGGCAGTTACAATACTGGGGCTCGATAATGGATAGAAGTATTTCAATTATGAAGATGAATTTTTGCTATGGTTACGGTATGGATGATGAAGGATGCGAGACATGGAATCAACCAGAGTGCAGGCTTATGGGTCGCCAAACGTTTGAGCAAAAATCTGGAATCTTTACACGTATAGGTCCTGATGGTCTACCGCAACTTGCAGCCGGTGTTTTTGATAACAGACCAACCATTGGTCCTGCTGATTGTAGAGATCTTTGCTGGCATAACTGTGACTGTCTGGGCTATAGTGGAAAAGAAGGAACTGGATCTGGATGCCAGTATTGGGAAGGAAATGTAACATTCAATCCTGATGATGGACGTTCTCgttcaagaattttaaaatatgttctAACGAAAGAAGATCCTTCAAATAAAGGTTAG